AATCGATTAATGGATTGGCGGCGTTGGTGGAAGCAGAGCTTGAACTACCTGTGCTCAGTGGTGCGCTATTTGTGTTTTGTAATAAAGGGCGCGACAAACTCAAACTGCTGTACTGGGATAACACCGGTTTTGCCCTGTGGTATAAGCGTTTAGATAAGCATAAGTTCAAATGGCCTAAACTCATGTCACCCACCATGACATTAACCGAGCAACAATTACATTGGTTATTAGCAGGTTATGATGTGATTGGTCACCGCAAAATGGATGTTGCAGGTAAGCAAGTGCTTTAATTCTTGCGATCGATTGATGATCATCAAAGTTAGTTCAGTTAGCACTGGAAAGCCTTTTGTTATGCCTTAAAATAGGCGTCATGAAAAATGAACTCGCCCTTAAACAGCGTATTGCTGAACTTGAAAAACTGTTAGCGCAGAAGGATGCCCACATTGCGGCATTGGAAGAGCGCTGGCGTTTAGCCCAACAAAAACAATTCGGCAAAAGTGCTGAAGGCTTTGTCGGCCAAGGCGAGTTATTCAATGAAGTAGAAGAGATTGTTGAAGCCGCTGAGGCTGAGCAGCAATCCATTAGCTATACCCGTAAAAAGCCGGTGCGTAAGCCACTGCCAAAAGACTTACCCCGTGAGCAGGTTATTCACGACATCACCGATAAGACCTGTGATTGTTGTGGCGGTGAGCTGCATAAAATGGGTGAAGATAAGTCAGAAAAGCTTGAGTTTATACCCGCTCAAATCAAAGTGATTGAGCACATTAGGCCTAAGTACGCTTGCCGTCACTGTGATAAATCCTCGACTCAGACACCGATAAAACAAGCCTCAATGCCTGCCATGCCCATCAACAAAGGCATTGCAACAAGCAGTTTGCTCAGTCAGCTTATCACCAGTAAATACCAATATGGGTTACCGCTCTATCGCCAGGAAGCGATGTTCAAGCAATACGGTATTGAGCTCAGTCGCCAGACCATGAGCAGCTGGATAGACAAATCCGCCGCACTCTTCGCGCCATTAGTTGCGCGGCTTAAAGCCGAGCTGTTAAAGCTGCCCACGTTGTTTGCCGATGAAACGCCATTAAAGGTGGTGAAATCCGATAAAGTAAACAGCTACATGTGGGTGTATTGCTCAGGTCGGGATTCACCAGACCCGAATAATCCTATCCCTAATATCGTGCTTTACGACTTCCACAATAGTCGCGCGGCCGCGTGCGTGGTCAATTATCTTGATGGATATCAAGGGTATTTACACGTGGATGGTTATCAGGCCTATGCCAAAACAGAGGCAACGTTAATCGGCTGTTGGGCTCATGCTCGTCGTAAATTTATCGACGCGAAAAAGCTACAAGGTAAAAACAAAACCGGCAAGGCAGATGTGGTATTGAGCCTTATCCAAAAATTGTATGGCGTTGAGTCACGCATCAAAGATAAAAGTGTTGATGATAAATACACGACAAGACAACAAGCCAGTGTGCCTATACTGGACAAGCTAAAAGCATGGCTTGAGCAGAACCAGCCAAATTTAGTGGGCAACAGCAAACTGATAGAGGCAGCTAATTATATGGCTAATCAATGGCACAAGCTTATACGCTATGTGGATGATGGCCGACTCAGCATCGATAATAATAGAGCAGAACGCGCGGTAAAACCGTTTGTGATAGGCCGAAAGAATTGGTTATTTAGTCAAACGGCTAACGGTGCCCATGCTAGTGCAACCCTTTACAGTATTGTGGAAACCGCTAAGGTTAATGGACTCATCCCATTTGATTACATCATGGTTTGCCTTGATGAACTGTGCAAACCAGAGCCCGATATCGATAGCTTGTTACCCTGGAATTTTAAAAAATAGGTGTGGTTCGCTAGACGCTTACTCTTCAACTGCACTCATCGAGCCTTTATCTTAACGACTGATAATGACATCAGGAGTTAACATGGCTACACGTTCACATCAAGATTGGGCTGCTTTGATACAACAGCAATCCGCTAGCGGCTTAACGATTTCAAATTTTTGTCGTGTGCACAAGCTTAGTCTTAGTGGGTTTTACGCCCGCAAAGCGGACATGGCTAAAACGGGCACCCAACAGATAGCGCCGTTTGTTAAGGCTACCGTGACATCGCCGACAGCGATGACAACCCAAGCTCAACCTTCCGCTTCAGCCCAGGCTATCCATTTTCAGCATCATACAGGGTTATGGACTTTCCCCAGCACCTTGCCCCCACGCTACCTGCTGGAGATTATAAAAGGCCTACAAGCATGTTGATGTTTCGTGAGCTTCCCTGTATTTATCTGCACCGTGCACCGGTGGATTTTCGTAAATCGATAAATGGCTTAGCTGTTATCGTTGAGCAGCAATTATCCTTACAAGCCAGCGACGGCAGTGTGTTTGTCTTTTGTAATAAAGGCCGTGATAAATTAAAAATCCTCTACTGGGATAACACCGGCTTTGCACTGTGGTACAAACGCCTCGAGCAGGATAAGTTTAAGTGGCCGACGAAAAGTATTGATGAGTGCCTGAGTTTATCTGAGCAACAGTTTCATTGGCTGTTATCTGGCTTTGATGTCCTGGGGCATCAGCATGTGAACGGCTTGAATTACAGTTAATTGATCGCCATTGCGAAGGCTGTTTTCGATAATTAGATCACTGCTTTAGCCTTATTTAATGGGATATTTGATATAATAACACCATGAAATTAAGCCCTGATAACTTACCCAATGACGTTGATTTACTTAAGCAATTATTGCTTGAGACGTTGGCGGCTAAAGACGCTGAAATCGCCGAACTTAAACACTCTGTGCAGCGTTTGCTTGAACAATTTCGCTTAGCCCAGCAACAACGTTTCGGCGCCAGCAGTGAAAGCCATGACTATCAAGGTGAGTTGTTTAACGAAGCAGAAGTGACGGTTGATGAGCCTGTTGAATTAACAGCAGATGCTGACGCGCCTGTGTCACCTAAACAGCGCGCCAAGCGTAAATTACTGCCTAAAGACCTGCCACGTGAAGTGATTATCCATGACATCAGTGATGAAGATAAGCAGTGTGAGTGCTGTGGTCATGAGCTGGCGTTAATGGGCCAAGACAGTAGTGAGAAGCTGAAGTTTATTCCGGCGCAAATCAGTGTGATTGAGCACGTTAGATTAAAATATAGCTGCAAGCATTGTGAAACAAAAGGAACCCAGGCCAATATCAAACAAGCGCCCGTGCCAGTCAGTCCTATCCCTAAAAGCGTGGCGACGCCAAGCTTGTTAAGCCAACTCATTACCAGTAAATATCAGTACGCATTACCCCTTTACCGGCAAGAAACCCTGTTCAAGCAACATGGTATCGCATTAAGCCGGCAAACCATGGCGGATTGGATGATGAAATCTGCAGCGCTGTTCAAGCCCTTACATGATTTACTGCACCAACATCTATTAACACAAGATGTCATCCACGCCGATGAGACCACGCTCAAAGTGATTAACGATGAGCGAGTAAAATCCTATATGTGGGTGTATTGCGCTGGCGCGGATAAACCAAGCACTGAGCCTCGATATCAAGGTTTGCGCAATATAGTACTGTACGACTATCAAGACGGTAGCCGCGCGGGCACCTGCGTGAGCCGTTTTCTGGCTACCGAGCAAACGGTATTTAATGGTTATTTACAAGTCGATGGTTACGCGGCTTATCAGCAGGCAAACAATAAACTGGTCGGTTGTTGGGCTCATGCGCGGCGTAAATTCAAAGAAGCGCTAATAGCACAAGGCAAGCCCAAAGTAGGCAAAATCAGTAAAGCGGATATGGCGCTGAGCATGATAGCCAAGCTGTACCGTATTGAAACCCAAATACAAGCACTGAGCCTGGAAGAGCGATTGTATTTTAGGCGCACCCATTCATGTGCCCAATTGGCGTTATTTAAGCAATGGTTGGATAAATCAGTGCAGCAAGTATCAAAGGAAAGTCCGCTAGGCAAAGCCATCCATTACAGCCTCAATCAATGGTCAAAGCTGAGTTGTTACATAGAAGACAGTCGCCTCAATATCGACAACAACCGCGCAGAGCGGGCAGTAAAACCGTTTGTGATAGGGCGTAAAAACTGGCTATTCAATCACAACCATCGCGGCGCTGAGGCGAGTGCAATTTTGTACAGCATCATAGAAACGGCTAAAGCGAATGGACTTATCCCGTTTGATTACATCGAACACTGCTTAGAACAATTATCCTACCCTGATTGTGACATCAACAGTCTCTTACCCTGGCAGGTTAAGCTAGACAAGGCGTAGTTCGCCGGACGCATACGATGCTAACAAGCGCAAACTAGATTGAAATATGACTGCAGTGTGACCTTTATGCACATGCGTCCCCCTACGAGGATAAAAGAGTCGCTCATTTTCAGGCACCTAATTGACTTGGAAGAGTCGTAAAACATCCTGTTATTACATAACGAGCTTTTTTATATCTGTAATTTAACCGTTTTAGTACAGGGTCCTAAGATTTAACATTTCCTAGTAGCGTCCTAGCTTAGGCATTTCACTTTAGCTTTTTCGCCTATTCACTTGTTATCATATTTGATCGTTTGTGACTGATATCCATAAGTGCTGTGGCTTGCTGCCCTAAAAATTAGTTGCATATCAATACATTAAACTAACTTATGCATTATTAATTTTTTGTTTTAAGTCGTACGCATCTTCAGTGATAACACGTTCGAGTACTTCAATTCGCTGGCGTAGGGCGCTTATTTCTTCATGTAGTGCTTTATTGTTAGTTACTTGTTCGGTTGTCGTACGTACTTGTCGTTCTCTGAGTTTCATTATACTAACGATAAAACTGCCTAGAATAGCCAAGATGGGGATCAGTAATACCATTGTTGTTGGATTCATAAAATATCCTTATTTGTCGTTATTAGTTCCTTATTATTGTGACGACTTACAGCAAAATTACCAGTGACAATAGTCATTACTGTAAAGTAATAGCAACTTATTCATTATGGTATAAATTAATTGTTATTTTAAGTATTGATTATAAAGTCTATTTTTTTATTATTAGTAGCTAAATTTTTTATCCACTGCACTTGATATAGCGCCGGTGGTCCATATATCTAATTCTGTAGCAGGAATAAATCATGAAATGCTCGATTGAGGTTTCAGTTAACTGTCTACAACAGTGCCGGAAGGGCTGTGAAAACATTACGCTACTAAAATAAATAGTAGTCATTTTTTACATATTGCTTTAGACAAGGATATGAATATGCGAAACTTTAATTTATCTCCAGATTTAACACCTCTTTACCGCAGTGCAATCGGCTTTGATCGTTTAGCACAACTTGCAGAACATGCAGCAGCAAGTAATGCAAACAGTGGTTATCCTCCTTATAATATTGAACTTTTAGGTGAGAACCGTTATAGGATCACTATGGCGGTTGCGGGTTTTGCAATGTCAGAATTAGACATTATGAGTGAAGGCGATAACCTGTTAGTTAAAGGTAATAAATTACCTAAAAATGATGAACGCAAATACCTTCATCAAGGCATCGCTGAGCGTGGATTTGAACGCACTTTTCAATTAGCTGATCATGTACGAGTCATTGGAGCTGAATTAGAACATGGGCTATTGAATATCGATTTAGTGCGTGAAATTCCTGAAGCTATGAAACCTCGGAAAATTGATATTACCGCAACGAATACCCTTAGTTAGGCGGTTATTGTTAGGCTTGTAAACTTGGCGGCTTAAGCGTTAATTATCATTTAAGCCGTATTTTAACCCGGTATATTATCTCCCGCTTATTTTGCTTTTTGCTGATGCCTAGTTTCTTTTGAAGCTAGGTTTTTTTATATTTTAATTAACAGTACCGGACCGGGGCCTTGTTCACCAAGAATATCATCGGGGTTGTACAGTGGACAATTTTGCATGGATAAACAACCACAACCTAAGCAGCCTTCGAGTGAGTCTTTCAATTTTTGCATCTTGGCAATCCACAGCGTCAGTGTCTGTTTCCATTGGTTAGATAGATTTATCCAATCTTGTTTAGTGGCAGTTGTTCCATTTGGCAGGTTGGCAAAGGCTAGGCGTATTTCATCGAGTGAGATCCCTAATTGCTGTGCGGCTTTGATGAGCGATATTCGCCTGATAACGTCTCGTGGGTAGCGCCGCTGATTACCTGGATTTCGCCAGCTCTTTATCAGACCTTTTTGTTCGTAAAAGTGAATCGCCGAAACCTTCATTCCACAACGCTTTGCCACTTGGCCAACACTCAATACTGCTTATTCTGACCTATACACTCCGATTTTTTTTATCATTTTGGCAAAAATAATACTTTACCTCAAGTTAGCTTGAGGTATTAAGCTGTGTTGCATTAATCATAAGGAGATAAGTGATGCGATTAGAACATTTAAATTTAGTAGTTAATGACTTAGATGAATCATTAG
This region of Shewanella livingstonensis genomic DNA includes:
- the tnpB gene encoding IS66 family insertion sequence element accessory protein TnpB (TnpB, as the term is used for proteins encoded by IS66 family insertion elements, is considered an accessory protein, since TnpC, encoded by a neighboring gene, is a DDE family transposase.), which encodes MKMFVDVPTVYLCADVVDFRKSINGLAALVEAELELPVLSGALFVFCNKGRDKLKLLYWDNTGFALWYKRLDKHKFKWPKLMSPTMTLTEQQLHWLLAGYDVIGHRKMDVAGKQVL
- the tnpC gene encoding IS66 family transposase; this translates as MKNELALKQRIAELEKLLAQKDAHIAALEERWRLAQQKQFGKSAEGFVGQGELFNEVEEIVEAAEAEQQSISYTRKKPVRKPLPKDLPREQVIHDITDKTCDCCGGELHKMGEDKSEKLEFIPAQIKVIEHIRPKYACRHCDKSSTQTPIKQASMPAMPINKGIATSSLLSQLITSKYQYGLPLYRQEAMFKQYGIELSRQTMSSWIDKSAALFAPLVARLKAELLKLPTLFADETPLKVVKSDKVNSYMWVYCSGRDSPDPNNPIPNIVLYDFHNSRAAACVVNYLDGYQGYLHVDGYQAYAKTEATLIGCWAHARRKFIDAKKLQGKNKTGKADVVLSLIQKLYGVESRIKDKSVDDKYTTRQQASVPILDKLKAWLEQNQPNLVGNSKLIEAANYMANQWHKLIRYVDDGRLSIDNNRAERAVKPFVIGRKNWLFSQTANGAHASATLYSIVETAKVNGLIPFDYIMVCLDELCKPEPDIDSLLPWNFKK
- the tnpA gene encoding IS66 family insertion sequence element accessory protein TnpA — its product is MATRSHQDWAALIQQQSASGLTISNFCRVHKLSLSGFYARKADMAKTGTQQIAPFVKATVTSPTAMTTQAQPSASAQAIHFQHHTGLWTFPSTLPPRYLLEIIKGLQAC
- the tnpB gene encoding IS66 family insertion sequence element accessory protein TnpB (TnpB, as the term is used for proteins encoded by IS66 family insertion elements, is considered an accessory protein, since TnpC, encoded by a neighboring gene, is a DDE family transposase.); the protein is MLMFRELPCIYLHRAPVDFRKSINGLAVIVEQQLSLQASDGSVFVFCNKGRDKLKILYWDNTGFALWYKRLEQDKFKWPTKSIDECLSLSEQQFHWLLSGFDVLGHQHVNGLNYS
- the tnpC gene encoding IS66 family transposase, producing MKLSPDNLPNDVDLLKQLLLETLAAKDAEIAELKHSVQRLLEQFRLAQQQRFGASSESHDYQGELFNEAEVTVDEPVELTADADAPVSPKQRAKRKLLPKDLPREVIIHDISDEDKQCECCGHELALMGQDSSEKLKFIPAQISVIEHVRLKYSCKHCETKGTQANIKQAPVPVSPIPKSVATPSLLSQLITSKYQYALPLYRQETLFKQHGIALSRQTMADWMMKSAALFKPLHDLLHQHLLTQDVIHADETTLKVINDERVKSYMWVYCAGADKPSTEPRYQGLRNIVLYDYQDGSRAGTCVSRFLATEQTVFNGYLQVDGYAAYQQANNKLVGCWAHARRKFKEALIAQGKPKVGKISKADMALSMIAKLYRIETQIQALSLEERLYFRRTHSCAQLALFKQWLDKSVQQVSKESPLGKAIHYSLNQWSKLSCYIEDSRLNIDNNRAERAVKPFVIGRKNWLFNHNHRGAEASAILYSIIETAKANGLIPFDYIEHCLEQLSYPDCDINSLLPWQVKLDKA
- a CDS encoding Hsp20 family protein, whose protein sequence is MRNFNLSPDLTPLYRSAIGFDRLAQLAEHAAASNANSGYPPYNIELLGENRYRITMAVAGFAMSELDIMSEGDNLLVKGNKLPKNDERKYLHQGIAERGFERTFQLADHVRVIGAELEHGLLNIDLVREIPEAMKPRKIDITATNTLS
- the soxR gene encoding redox-sensitive transcriptional activator SoxR, whose product is MKVSAIHFYEQKGLIKSWRNPGNQRRYPRDVIRRISLIKAAQQLGISLDEIRLAFANLPNGTTATKQDWINLSNQWKQTLTLWIAKMQKLKDSLEGCLGCGCLSMQNCPLYNPDDILGEQGPGPVLLIKI